The Fusobacterium necrophorum subsp. necrophorum genome includes the window AAAGTGAAAGAATGGTATGACGGATACTTGTTTGGAAATACGGAAATCTATAATCCCTGGTCAATTCTGAACTATATCTCGAATCAAACATTGGAAGCGTATTGGATTAATACCTCCAGTAATGTTTTGGTATACGATGTATTGGAAAAAGCGAATATGGACATTTTTGAAGAATTGCAAGCCGTTTTTCAAGGAAAGGAAATTCAAAAGACCTTGGATTACTCCTTTAGTTTCCAAGATATGAAAAATCCGCAGGAAATATGGCAGTTATTGGTGCATAGCGGATATTTAAAGACGGAAAAAAATATGGGAAATCATAGATATTTGTTAAAAATTCCAAATCAGGAAATTCATGATTTTTTTGAAAAAAGTTTCTTGAATCGTTTTTTAGGGGGAGTGGATTATTTTCATGATATGATGTTTGCCTTAAAACAAGGGAATATTAAAGTATTTGAAAAGAAATTACAGGATATTTTACTTAGCAATGTCAGTTATTATGATGTAGGGCAAGAGGAAAAATATTATCATAATCTGGTTCTGGGGATGGTTTTATCTTTATCGAAAGAATATGAAATTCACTCCAATGTAGAGAGCGGCTATGGAAGATATGATATTGCTTTGGAGCCGAGAGAAAAAACAAAAGCGGGTTTTGTGTTCGAATGTAAATTGGCTAAATCGGAAGAAGAATTGGAAAGAAAAGCAGAGGAAGCTTTACAACAGATAGCAGAAAAGAAATATGAAGTTGTATTACAAGAAAGAGGAATTTCCAAGATTATAAGCTTAGGGCTTGCTTTTTACGGAAAAAAAGTAAAAATAATTTCAAAATTTTGAGAAAAAATTGAAAAGGCATCTCTTGGAAATATTATCTTTAGAATAACATTTTTTCTTGAACAAAATATCTCAAAAAAGATAGATTTATCAATTGAAAATGAGAAAAAAAGAAAAAAAGAGGTTTACAAAATTAAAATTATAGTGTATAGTACTAGTAATGGGAATGGTCGTGTTTGCTCCTTTGCTTACACCACCATAGAATATTATTTTATAAGGGGGAAATTTTTATGAAAAAATTAGCACTTGTATTAGGTTCTTTATTAGTCATCGGTTCTGCCGCTTCTGCTAAAGAAGTGATGCCTGCTCCTATGCCTGAACCTGAAGTTAAAATCGTTGAAAAACCTGTCGAAGTTATCGTTTATCGTGACCGTGTCGTTCAAGCGCCTGCTAAATGGAAACCTAATGGGTCTGTTGGTGTTGAATTAAGAACTCAAGGAAAAGTTGAAAACAAAGGTAAAAAAGCTACTGAAGAAAATGCAAGAAAAGGTTGGGCTGGAAAAGAACCTAATGTTAGATTGGAAACAAAAGCTTCTGTAAACTTCACTGAAAATCAAAATTTGGAAGTAAGAACAAGACAAACTCATGTTCTTACTAAAACAGATTCTGATAAGGAAGAATCAAATCATAAAGATACACAAGTAAGAATTCGACATACTTATAACTTTGGAAAATTAGGTTCTTCTAAAGTTGGATTTAAGGTAGCATCTCAATATTTACATGATGATCATGTTGATTCTTTAAGAACAAGAGCAGTGTTTGATTTTGCTGATTATATTTATAGCAATAGCTTATTCAAAACAACTGCATTAGAAATTGGTCCTTCATATAAATATGTATGGGGAGGAAATGATGACAGATATTATAATGCTCTTGGACTTTATGCAAATGCAGAATTCGAATTGCCATATGGATTTGGTTTCCAAGCAGAATTTGAAGATGCCTTTACTTATACTTCTACTGGTAAGGGAGATGGAAAAAGAGATAAAGCTAAACTAGGACATGCAGATTTTGTTTTATCTCATAGCTTAGATTTATATAAAGAAGGAAAACATTCTTTGGCTTTCTTAAATGAATTAGAATATGAAACTTTCTGGGCTTGGGATAAAAAAGATGCTAGTATGGAAGAATGGCCACATGTTGATGGACATGGAAGAGTTAATAGTGAAGGAAAAAATAAAAAATGGGGAGCATATGAACTTACTTATACTCCAAAACTTCAATATAACTACCAAGCTACTGAATTCGTAAAATTGTATGCAGCTATTGGAGGAGAATACGTAAATAGAGAAAATAATAAATCAACTGCACGTTACTGGAGATGGAATCCAACAGCATGGGCTGGTATGAAAGTTACTTTCTAATCTAGCTTAGCATAGATTATCTGAAAAATATACTCAAGGCACTCACTTTGTGGGTGTCTTTTTTATTCTTTAGGAAATTATAAATGGAAAGAAGGAGTAAAATGTTTAAAAAAAATGTAGAGTTGAAGAAGGAAAAAGATGAAAAAAAAGAAAAAATATTTTTTTGCACGCGAAAAAACCTAATGAAATATTAGGTTTTGGAAAGATATGAGATGTGAATTTTTCTTCCATACCAGCGTACCGTGATGTAAAGTTCTTTTTTCCTCATGGGGATATGGCAATTTGGGCATAGGAAAGGATGTATTTGAAAATTTTCTAGCATGGAGTTGACATAAAAGGAAAAAGGATTCTTCTTTTTCTTTTTTTGTAAGAATGCCATATGTATTTTTAAAGTATCTGATTTTCTACGCGCATAAAAACCAAAACGAGAAATCATTTTAAAATGTTTTGGGGGAAGATGAATCAATACTTGTTGAATAAATTTTTCTCGAGACATGGTGATATATGTTTTTTTTTTGTGATTTGCCAAATCATGAAAAAAGAAAGTTACTTCTTTTTCTGTAACATTCACGATTTTGTAATCAGCGATCGGAGCACGCGCAAGATATCTACCTAGATATTTCAAGAGTCCTTCCGCAGAATTGACTTCTTGTCTTCCCACCGAGAAAAAAAGTCGTGCATTTTCTTTGTAGAGTTTATTGGCTACTTGTTTTGCTTTTTCTTTCCAGATGGGATCTTGATAATTTCCGGATTGAATGAGTTGTAAGACGATAAATTTCCATTGATTCGCAATGACATCTACATGAAAATAGTCTAATTTTTTCCATACAAAACGTTTATTAAATCCTCCCAAAGAAATGAGTGCATGCACATGAGGATTCCATTTTAAGTCTCTGCCAAAGGTATGAATTACAGTTATGAGTCCATAGTGTACAATATCAGATTCTGTAAAATAGTTTTTGGAATATTTCCCAATTTTCTTTTTTCTTTTTCGTTTTTTATGAGTATTCTGAAACTGATAATCAAAGATTTGTTTGATTCCTAAAGTAAGTTTGTGTAGTAAAGAACGATCTAAGCAAAAAAAAGGTCTACATTCCTTAGGAATTGTGAAGAGTAGATGTCTATGAGGAACATTTAGAAGTTCATTTGTTATTTTTTGTGCCCAGACTTTAGAATATTTATATCCACAGGTAGGACAAAGTCTAGTTTTACAAGTAATTGGGAATTTATGAGTAAGCCCACATTGAGGACAAGCAAAAGAGACGAAAGCTTTTTGATAATCAGCACAAAGTAAAAAAGCATTGAAAGATTTTATGAGGTGGAGAAAATGCGCAGGAGAAAAAAAAGGTTGGATATTTTGTAAAATATGTGGTAAATTAGAGGTAAGGAATAGGTCTTTTAACATAGGATCGCCTTCTTTCTGTAAATTTAGGTGTGGTAACTTTATTTTACAGAAAAAATCAGCCGATTGGAAGAGATTTTTTAAATCTCCAATCGGCTTTTTTTATTCTTAAGGAAATTATAAAATGAATTTTAAGATTTCTTTTTTGAAAAAAGAAAATGAAAAAATACTTTTAGAATTTTCTAGAAAGAAAAAAATAATTTTTTACGATGAATTGCAATAAATATTGCGACAGCCTTATGTAATTTTAGAAATTTCGTCAAATAGCATTTCAAATGGTGTTTTAAAACCTAGACATTTTCTAGGACGATGATTTAAAAGGAGAAGAACTTTTCGTAAGTCTTCTACTTCTACTTTTGATAAATCGTTTCCTTTTGGGAAAAATTCTCGTAATAAACCGTTGCTGTTTTCATTGCTGCCTCGTTGCTATGCACAATAAGGATCTGCAAAATAGAAAGGGATTCCTAAAGCTTCTTCCAGCAATCTGCTCAGGAGACCAAGTTTGTTGTAACTGTGTCTGAATTGAGTTGGCGATTTCGGGGTTAATCTTTGTTTTTCGCCCTTTGCGCGAGGCTTTTTTCTTTCTGTCTTCTTCCGCAAGAGCAGAACAGTATTTGCTTTCTACACGATTGAGTTCTCTTGCGACTGTGGAATGATGCACTCCAATGATTTTTGCGATATGTTGAGTAGAGAGGTTTTCCTTGTGTAAAACTTCTATAATATTTCTTTGTTTTGTGTTAAGATATGAATAGCTCATATTAGAATCTTCTGTTCATGTATTTGTAGTTATTTACATTTTACACGAAATTTCTAATATGAGTATTTTTTTGTCACACTATATTTTACAACTTATCTTACAAAAAGAAAAATGCTATTGAGAGAAAAAATTTCTTATCAATACCATTTATTAAATTCTATTCAAATCATACTGTATTTTTTAATCAAAACCTTTTTGAGCAGAAATCTTTTTCAAAGGTTTGAGCCCACTTTTACTCTCTTTCCACAAAAAGCAAGTTCTAACTTTGATAAGGTTGGAGATTCCTCTTTCTTTCAATGCAACCTCATATTGCTTCTCTTCTATCTGTTGTAAATCTTCCTCGGCCTTTCGTTCCAATTCTTCTTCTGATTTTGCCACCTTACATTCCAATACAAAACCTCCCTTTGTCCTCTCTCGACAAACTCTTATATTTTCCTGTTTATTGTATAAATTTGATATAATTATTTTTGTTTTTTTACATAATCTACACAAAAACTACTTTTTAAATCCTTAAAGGAAAGAAAAATCACAGGATATTTTCCTTGTTCTTCCATATAGGGAGAACGTTCTATCTTTAAGCCTTGAAACAGTTTTCTGTTTTCCTCCTTGTGGGAGATGTCCCAAAAATATTGTAACATTGACATATTTAAGGTTTTTCCAAAGAAAACACCTCTCTTTCCTTTTTCTTTCATTATAGCATGTATAGAAGAAAAGACACCCACAAAGTGAGTGCCTTGATTATTGTTTTTAAACCTATGCTAAGCCGGGATTAGAAGTTGACTTTCATACCAGCCCAAGCAGTTGGTTGCCATCTCCATCTTGTAGCATAATCTTCATCTTTTACTTTCCAGTTTCTATACTCTGCTCCGGCAGCCGCATACAATTTTACGAATTCCGTAGCTTGGTAGCTAGCTTCAAGAGTCGGTAATGCGTATAGAGAATACGATCTTTTTGCTCCAACATCTTCTGTTTTTTTATCATAGCTTCTATATTGATGGAAAGAATATGGATCATATCCACCTTCAAACTTGAAGTCTAAAGCAAATTTGTCTTGTGTATATAAGTTAACACTATTCGATAAAATTAATGTTACATCCATATCCAAAGCTCTTTTCTTTTCTCTTAGGTTTTCTCCATCTTTATCACTAATCATTTGCTTAGTTCCATAGAAAGTATAAGTAGGTTCCAATTTAAATTCTAATTCAAATCCATATGGGAATTCAAAGTTTGATTCCAAATACAATCCTAATACTTCAGAGCCTTTTCTATCATTTCCTCTATGATTTGTCCATTTATGAGCATATAAAGGTCTTACTGTAAAGTTTGTTGTTTTTACAAATTCATTATTAAATAAATAGTCCGCAAAATTAAATCCAACAGATGCTTCTAATTTTTTAGCTCCATCTCCGGATTTTTGATCCCATTCCAATCGAGAAGTTGCATTTACTTTTGTGTCAGCAATTTTTCCAAAATTGTAGAAATGTCGCAATCTAACAGAATCTTTATCTGCTTTAGCTTTTGGATATTCCGGATTTTTTCCATGAACCCAAGTATGGAAATTTCTTGTTCTGACTTCTAATTTTTGATTTTCAGTAAAATTGATTTTT containing:
- a CDS encoding PD-(D/E)XK nuclease domain-containing protein, producing MECKVAKSEEELERKAEEDLQQIEEKQYEVALKERGISNLIKVRTCFLWKESKSGLKPLKKISAQKGFD
- a CDS encoding IS91 family transposase, which gives rise to MLKDLFLTSNLPHILQNIQPFFSPAHFLHLIKSFNAFLLCADYQKAFVSFACPQCGLTHKFPITCKTRLCPTCGYKYSKVWAQKITNELLNVPHRHLLFTIPKECRPFFCLDRSLLHKLTLGIKQIFDYQFQNTHKKRKRKKKIGKYSKNYFTESDIVHYGLITVIHTFGRDLKWNPHVHALISLGGFNKRFVWKKLDYFHVDVIANQWKFIVLQLIQSGNYQDPIWKEKAKQVANKLYKENARLFFSVGRQEVNSAEGLLKYLGRYLARAPIADYKIVNVTEKEVTFFFHDLANHKKKTYITMSREKFIQQVLIHLPPKHFKMISRFGFYARRKSDTLKIHMAFLQKKKKKNPFSFYVNSMLENFQIHPFLCPNCHIPMRKKELYITVRWYGRKIHISYLSKT
- a CDS encoding AAA family ATPase, translated to MKLLPIGIADFKEIIESNCYYIDKTQWIEELLQDGAKVKLFTRPRRFGKTLNMSMLQYFWDISNKEENRKLFQGLKIERSPYMEEQGKYPVIFLSLKDIKTSSFSTMIHSIQYLISVLFDKFSFLSGNLKNFEALQFEKLLLGEANIVELQNSIKLLSKILTQYYNRKTVILLDEYDSPIVSAYEHGYYEEAISFFRIFYSAALKDNEYLHKGIMTGILRVAKEGIFSGLNNLAVYSILDEKYSSSFGLTETEVGEVLEYYELEYNMEKVKEWYDGYLFGNTEIYNPWSILNYISNQTLEAYWINTSSNVLVYDVLEKANMDIFEELQAVFQGKEIQKTLDYSFSFQDMKNPQEIWQLLVHSGYLKTEKNMGNHRYLLKIPNQEIHDFFEKSFLNRFLGGVDYFHDMMFALKQGNIKVFEKKLQDILLSNVSYYDVGQEEKYYHNLVLGMVLSLSKEYEIHSNVESGYGRYDIALEPREKTKAGFVFECKLAKSEEELERKAEEALQQIAEKKYEVVLQERGISKIISLGLAFYGKKVKIISKF